The following are from one region of the Anaeropeptidivorans aminofermentans genome:
- a CDS encoding ABC transporter ATP-binding protein, whose amino-acid sequence MMGESVFKITDVSKAFSRKKEKQVILDKFSFSAAPQEVIGIMGPSGCGKTTLLKILGGITQADEGSLSVFGTDCSKKMPKSIKQRIGFVFQENNLQPWRSVEDNLKLPLEMHYFKDEADNKARIDEALEIVGLSNYRRALPQELSGGMMQRVGIARALALRPDLLLLDQPFGALDALTRKKLRLDFLQIFERSKNTIVIVTNSIDEALLFSNRILVLSEQPARIEHIVNVDIPFNKRTKEVAFDPQFQMLRKQMIEIVSRQYQREQKEEGCV is encoded by the coding sequence ATGATGGGTGAGTCGGTTTTTAAAATAACTGACGTTAGCAAGGCCTTTTCCAGAAAAAAGGAAAAGCAGGTCATTTTAGATAAATTTTCATTTTCCGCCGCTCCTCAGGAGGTAATCGGTATTATGGGCCCCAGCGGCTGCGGTAAAACCACTCTTCTGAAAATATTAGGCGGCATAACACAGGCAGATGAAGGCAGTCTTTCTGTTTTTGGAACAGACTGCTCGAAGAAAATGCCGAAATCCATTAAACAACGCATCGGCTTTGTCTTCCAGGAGAATAATCTTCAGCCATGGCGTTCCGTAGAAGATAATTTGAAGCTTCCGCTGGAAATGCACTATTTTAAGGACGAAGCCGATAATAAGGCACGTATTGACGAGGCCCTTGAAATCGTAGGACTTTCAAATTACAGAAGGGCCCTCCCTCAGGAGCTTTCGGGAGGAATGATGCAGCGTGTAGGAATCGCAAGGGCACTGGCTTTAAGGCCGGACCTTCTTCTTCTTGACCAGCCTTTCGGCGCGTTAGATGCTCTTACCCGCAAAAAGTTAAGGCTGGATTTTCTTCAAATATTTGAAAGAAGTAAAAACACCATTGTAATTGTTACCAACAGCATCGACGAAGCACTGCTTTTTTCAAACCGTATTTTAGTTCTTTCTGAACAGCCGGCAAGAATAGAGCACATTGTAAATGTAGATATTCCCTTTAACAAGCGTACGAAAGAAGTTGCTTTCGATCCCCAGTTCCAGATGCTTCGTAAGCAGATGATCGAAATCGTAAGCAGGCAGTATCAGCGGGAGCAGAAGGAAGAGGGGTGCGTATGA